The following are encoded together in the Phenylobacterium sp. NIBR 498073 genome:
- a CDS encoding DUF2239 family protein, with protein MGARDRGGQQDVLDRLRVPEPPQSETPRPRGRPRLGVTAREVTLLPKHWTWLQEQPGGASAALRRLVEQAQQDSADIDRARKAQTATYRVMYALAGHLAGYEDALRALYAASPNASRA; from the coding sequence CTGGGGGCGAGAGATAGAGGCGGCCAGCAGGACGTCCTTGACCGTCTTCGCGTCCCGGAACCGCCTCAAAGCGAGACGCCGCGTCCCCGTGGCCGTCCCCGCCTTGGGGTGACGGCGCGCGAAGTCACCCTGCTGCCGAAGCACTGGACCTGGTTGCAGGAGCAGCCAGGCGGCGCCTCGGCCGCGCTCCGCCGGCTGGTCGAACAGGCCCAGCAGGACAGCGCCGACATCGACCGCGCCCGCAAGGCGCAGACGGCTACCTATCGGGTGATGTACGCCCTGGCCGGGCACCTCGCAGGCTATGAGGACGCGCTAAGGGCCCTATACGCGGCGTCTCCGAACGCTTCGAGAGCTTGA
- a CDS encoding phosphoribosyltransferase family protein: MPRGGVPIAIEIGRRLGAPIDLVLVRKIGAPGYPEVALGAVTDGEEALTVVNPEVARRSGASPAYLQQARARELAEIERRRAIYLGERPRPNPKGRTAIVADDGLATGATARAAGAALRAQGAARLVLAAPVASRDAAAALTDIFDDVICLEQPEPFYGVGASYRDFHQLSDAEVVDALRDFSLRG; this comes from the coding sequence CTGCCGAGAGGCGGCGTGCCCATCGCAATTGAAATAGGGCGGCGGCTCGGCGCCCCGATCGACCTTGTGCTCGTGCGCAAGATCGGCGCTCCAGGATATCCGGAGGTGGCGCTCGGCGCGGTGACGGACGGGGAGGAGGCGCTGACGGTCGTTAATCCGGAGGTCGCTCGCCGCAGCGGCGCGAGCCCCGCCTATTTGCAGCAAGCGCGCGCCCGCGAACTGGCCGAGATCGAACGTCGCCGCGCGATCTACCTTGGGGAGCGTCCTCGACCGAACCCCAAGGGGCGCACGGCGATTGTCGCCGATGATGGTCTGGCCACCGGCGCAACCGCTCGGGCCGCCGGAGCAGCGTTGCGCGCGCAGGGGGCGGCGCGACTGGTGCTTGCCGCGCCCGTCGCCTCTCGCGACGCTGCCGCCGCACTGACCGATATCTTCGATGATGTGATCTGCCTGGAACAGCCGGAGCCGTTCTATGGGGTGGGCGCCTCCTATCGGGACTTCCATCAACTGTCCGACGCCGAGGTTGTCGACGCCCTGCGCGACTTCAGTCTTCGCGGCTGA